The Chiloscyllium plagiosum isolate BGI_BamShark_2017 chromosome 18, ASM401019v2, whole genome shotgun sequence sequence GTATAAATTGCAGACAATAAATAGTTTGAGGTGAACTACAAATGAATGGTTCATAAACCATCAAACCCTTTGTACTACATTCCAATTCTTTTTGTGTTTCTAATTAATTCCATTTATTTCAGTATTCAGAATCAACACTTGATCATCTGGAAAGAACAGTTGATTCAATTCACTTCAATCTGCAATATATTTTTTTcctatctttcttttttttctgtagaTTTGCAATCTATGAGGACTACTGAAAATTCAATGTTCATGGGACTGTCTCTCTGTGGTTATGATTTCTGTCTGCTTTatgccttatctcagtcccagccTTCAGGATTCTCCAACCCAGTGTCTGACATCCTTTTCCTTGTCTTTTTCTCCCAGAGAAAGAGTTATCCTTATTGCTGTCTCCAAGACAATCATTTGCTCATTTTTCTGCATCCATGTCCATCTGAAGTTGAAGTGGTATTTTAAACTCAGACTGCTAGGTGTACACCAGTGTTTAAGTCTGGTACAGACCTAGATACATACTAAAAATGTGTGTGTCCTTTTTGTTCAGCTTACAAGGAATGAAAGGATTTGATTTAAATCTGTTCATTTTGGTTCTTATAGCAAAGATAGAGAAGCTTTCCAAGATGTCTATGTGAATACAAATTGAATATATTAATTAATAATGGTGCAAAATAGTTTCCCCTGACCTCTATCCAGGCTCTCCAGTCAAAACAGGCATAAATATTTAATCAACACATGTCCTGGCCATTAAAAGATATGTCAAATGTGATGTAATAATTATAAATCTTACTGTGTTTTACAAGAAGGCGTTTTTTtaccaaaataaagaaaatgtggAAGACTTGTGGAGCATATATGAAACAAAATTAAGCAGTCAGGCTCCTGTTATACCGTCCatgtattttctctctctctctgcaggacTCTAGATGGAGTGACTTATGTGGGAGCCGTAAAAGAGAAAGAAGTTGCTCAGCACCAGTACCAACAAGCAGTTTCACAGGGACAGACTGCAGGACTTGTGAAGTGAGAGTAATTTTATTTCGCTTCAATGATAAGTTTGATTTTTCAATTGTTTATTTCCTTTACTATCTGATGAGTGAAAGGCAGTAATAACAGCAAAGAAATGAGAACAAATACATGAAACTTCAGTAAGCAGTGTTCATCATCCCATCCAAAACAGATAAGCCATTGTCCATTTGTCATCACCTCTGGTCAAGCCAGTTTTCAACCCAACTGGCTAaagttatcttaaatctatgctcgcTCAAAATTTCAAAATGTGCCAGTGTGATATGGTGATTCTACTGTTCTGAGCACTCAACAGGAATACAGCTGAGAAGGAGTTattctgtgaaagcttcagctCTTGCTTGTTACCTGCATCTGGGAATTCCCTGCTAGTAATGGAACATCACAGAAAAACTAATTTATATTATATAAACTGAAAAGATTCCATCCAATCTAAAGGTGTAACTTGAGCAAACCTAATTGGCAAAGTGGGCTGTGAACCATAATCCATTTCTGATAAAGGGAAAGCATTCATTTAGTCACTCATTCAGCGATTTAGTGACAGCACATCCTGCTCTCCAATGTTTAACATTCTGACATGCAAGAGACAAGGTTGGGGGGGTCATGAAAGCACTCTgagtagagaaaaaaaacttgtcaATTTGTAGGTAGCACCAATAATGcataaattaaataattaatttttgCTGTAGTTCAAATTCAAACCTTTCATTGAGAAACTTCAAATAACTAACTGATACCTCATGATGTAATTCTTATGATGGATATAATTGGTATGATTGAGCTCATATTTCATATAGGTCAAAGGAGTAACCATGTGTTTCTGATCAACTCAAGTAATTTAAATGCATTAAAGTAATGCttgaaattattttcttctttacaTCTGAGTTAATTCTATCAATTAACATTTTGTATGGATTATCTAATTATTTCATTGCTATTTGTTGGGCCTGTTTGTACGCAAATTGGCTATCACGTTTCCATATATtaaaacagtgactacaattcaaaagTAATTTGTCACTGAGATGCATTTTTTAAGACATTCTGAATTTGTTGAAGGCACTATTTAACAAACCATCAATCTTTATGCCACCCTTGTCATTTTTCATATAAACTTTACATTGGCATAACAAATTAATGAGAACTTGCTCCTTACAATATCCATCATCTTACATGTACAAGATTTTAACTGCAGCTTTTTGTTTTCTAATAAACGAAGAGCATCTGGCAGAAAAATGGAGAAGTTTAAAGTGTCAGTAAATATTGGAGCAACCAAAAAAGTCACATTTGAACTAACATATGAAGAATTATTAAAACGTAACTTGGGGAAATATGAGATGAACATCAAAGTAAAACCCCAACAGTTTGTCAAAGAATTCCAGGTACGTTTCTACTACTAGTCAGTAATTACTAACATATTTTAGATGTGGCTGTTCTGATTTTCCGATTTGATAACTAAACATTCTTGCATTTTTATATGCTGTTTCTAGATTAATGTACATATCTTTGAACCACAAGGCATTTCCTTTCTGAATGTTGATGCAAAGTTCTTAAAAAATAATCTGACTTCACTTGTGAAAAAGACACTTACTGCAACAAGGGTAAGTGGCTATGTACATTTTGTTAGGTTAAACAAAATAGTAACTATATAAATTAACattgggtcactgtttcattcagggCCATATTTCTTTCAAACCAACTCTTGAACAACAACGCAAATGTCCTGATTGTCATGAGACAATTCTGAATGGAGACTTCATCATAGTATATGATGTCAATAGAGACCTGTCTGCTGGTAGTGTTCAGGTAATTGAACATTATAATTAAAATGGAAATTTCATAGGATTTTTTAttctgattattttattttatattttatattctttAGATTGTAAATGGATATTTTGTGCATCATTTTGCACCTGCTAATTTACCCAGGATCCCTAAAAACGTCATTTTTGTAATAGACCACAGTGGATCTATGAGGGGTACAAAAATGCGTCAGGTAAGGAAAGTTTTTTTGGTGGAGGAGGGAAAATGAAAATCACTTGTTTCTCGCTCTCTTTCCTACCCTGATGTTTGTGTGTCAACAaccattccacacattcaccaccaTGAAAAAGAAGATACCAACTCAAAACTTGTTTTGTAGCCAGTGAAGTTTCTGtagaatagttgttgtttaaacATGTTAGTTTTGGAGGTCCTTGATCGCAGTTACTAATATACACACCTGACCGTCTGTAGCAATTTTGTACATTAGCTTGCTGAAATTGAAGCTAACGTACAGACTTATCATCAATCTGAGCTAGAAATCCTCTCAAAAATTTAAGCTAGTTTATTGAGTTTGATAAGAAACAGCAGTTCAGATATATGCATTatttaatgaaatgaaaaagatgGGGAATATGTGACTCATGACAGATGAGAATGTTTGATTTATCCCAAAGCCATTCTGTAGAAGAGAGGAGTGGGAATACAGACCCCTATAGGTTTGGAATGGTTGAGTGTTTGTCCTTGATATTTTACTGTTCATGATGGTAGTTTTCGATGGTAAGAGTCCTCGTTCTTCCTTCTGATTGATTTCAGGGAACTCCTTGATCCCATTGATAAACCTTATTTTGGGGACTGGCAATCTATGCTACATCAATCCCCATCTGAACCATCTTGGCCAATGACCATTAGGCAGTTATACATGACCTCAGCATGACTGTTGTCCCTTTGCTCACCTCTATTTGAAATTTAGTTGTCATTCCTTCTCAGACCAAAACATCATTATCTCCATAACAACAAACTAATGATAAGAAAGCATAAACCTGATAAATATTTGACATCAGTACAATGGAACATCATGACTTTGGCAATTTTGATTACCTTTTCTTTGTTTTCATATGCTAGAGATTTGTTTTATGTTTGGAGAAGGCGTGTTCATACTGCTAAATGAGGTAACATGCTGGACAGGAAATACTAAATAttagggtgaccttatagaggtttacaaaattatgaggggcatggatagggtaaataggcaaagttttttccctgaggttggggagtccagaactagaggacataggtttaggttgagaggggaaagatataaaagagacctacggggcaactttttcacacagagggtggtgcgtgtatggactgagctgccagaggaagtggtggaggctggtacaattacaacatttaagaggcatttggatggatatatgagtgggaaaggtttggagggatatgggcagggtgctggcaggtggaactagattgggtgaggatatctgatcggcttggacaagttggaccaaagggtctgtttccatgctgtacatctctatgaggagaaagtgaggtctgcagatgctggagatcagagctgaaaatatgttgctggaacagtgcagcaggtcaggcagcatccagggaacaggagaatcgatgtttcgggcataaagcttatgcccgaaacgtcgattctcctgttccctggatgctgcctgacctgctgcgctgttccagcaacacattttcagtgtacatctctatgactctatgagtctatgacataggaacagaaattaggccatttaacccatcaagtctgccctgccattcaatcatggctgataacccCATTCCCTCCTTTTCTCCCTGAACCATTGATcgccttgataatcaagaacctacctatctcaaatatactcaatgatctggcctccacagccttctctggcagTGAATCTCATaggttcaccacactctggctaaagaagtttctccttatctgcattctaaaaggccttccctttactctgagtctgtgccctcaggtcctagtctctcctaccaatggaaatatcttccgaacctccactctgttcaggccaatcagtattctgtaagtttcaattagatccccctttatccttctaaattccaatgagtatttacctagagtcctcaaccattcctcatatgttaagcttttcatttctgagaCCATCTTCATAagcctcctctgaaccacctccagggccagtacacccTTCtggagatatggagcccaaaactgtgcacaacactcctaatgtggtctgaccagagtcttatagatcctgagaagtacatctctgcttttatattcaagtcctctcaaaataaaagaaaaacactgcatttaccttcctaactacagacttaacctgcaagtttaccttgagagaatcctggagtagaacTCCCAAGCCACTTTCCACTTCAgagttctgaattttctccccttttagaaaaaatccatgcttctattcttacctcacactttccctcattatattccatctgccacatctttgcccactctcctattctgtcaaaatccttctgcagtctccctgcctcctcaacactacctatccttctatctatctttgtatcatctgtaaacttagctgGAATAccatcaattccttcatccagatcattaatgtccAGAATGAAAAGTTGCACAACATccatttgtcaccagctgccatcctgagaaaaacccttttattcccactctttgctctctgccagacagccaagcttctatccatgcgagcaacttgtctctaacaccatgggcccttatccgactcagcagcctcctgtgtggcactttgtcaaagctctTCTTGATAACCtccattgactctccttggtctaacctatttgttacttcctcaaagaattctagcagatttgtcaggcatgacttcccttgatgaaaccatgctgattttgcctattttactatacacttccaagtattcagaaatccttcacaatggactccaaaatcttgcccacgactgaggttaggctaaccggcctataattttctgtcttctgccatACACATTTAGCAAACTCCCAGTCCTCAGGGATCTTCCCTGATTCTAGCAACTCTATGGAACCCTGAAACGATTCAGTTTTAAAGGGGTCCCCAACTTCCAACAGCGCAAATACACAAACAGTAAAGTGATAATAACCAGGTAATCTCCTCTTTTTCTTTGAAGTGGGATGCTGTGGGATGTTTTGCAACTGCCTGAGAGAGACAAGTGGGACTTTACTTGAACATTCTATCTGGAAGGTGGTACTCTCTCAGTATAGCACTGAAGTATCAATGTAGAGTTTTGTGCTTCACTCTCCACTGAAGCAAAGGCAAATGTTTTGACATTGAGCCAGATGGCACCAAAAGGTGTTGAATTGATCAATAAGAAGTATATGGTTGAGGTCCAGTGAAAAGGTATCCCTCTGATTATTCCCTGCTTTTATTGTGCTGCACCTTCATCCAATGCTTCGATAGAGCAGCTGATCGAGATGGGTTGAGTTTGTGTGATCACCTCATTGGTGGTTTGTGGTACTTGTCCAGCAGTCAGGAAATATTATGCTGTGAAGCATATCATCAAGTGATCAATGATCAATTAATGCCAGAAATGCTGATTATTTTGGTACAGTATTTGAGTTTCACTGAATCAAAATGCACAGATGTAGCCTCACATTGGATCTATAAAGAATAATTGATGCATATTCACTTTAATTTAAGAAAGAAGACAATAAAAAGTAAATAGACTACTATATTAAATCCACACTAGAATATGTTGACACTCTACTTCCTTAATATTGTTAATATTTCAATACTTAATTTATATATTTATTCCACTTCAAATTATTTCATCAAAATGTTTTGTCAGTTCAGCTATGATTCCTAGGTACCATCTTCACAGGATAGCAACTTGACATGAAAAATGGCATCAAAGCCTGTTATGCACAACAGATAATCTTATCGATGAAGTTGATGCTCTAAAGTTAAATTTTTAAACTGATGTTTTGTCCCCTCCAGACAAATGAAGCTCTTATAAAAATTTTGGATGATATGGACTCAAAGGATCACTTTGGAATTATTATCTTTGATCATTCTTTTGCAACATGGAAAAATGCAATTTTTCAAGCAACTCCAAACAATGTGACTGAAGCTAAGCATTTTGTGAAAAAAATTTCAGCCAAAGGAGGTAAAGATTACTGTTTATCCCAATTGGAGATGAGACTTTGTTGTACTAAGCTCTTCAAAATTCATTTGCAGAAAACGTAAATACAGGAGAGTACTAATTCTTCAAAGCAAATCCCTAACTTGTCTCTGCAAGAGAATTAGACTCTGAATTAATTCTACTTTAAAATGTCAATATCTTGCAAAAGATTGAAACAAGTATAAACTTTAATACTACATTTTACAGTCTCGGGGTGTACAAGGCACTTTTCAGCCAATGAATTACTTATGAAGTGTTTGTAGTCACTAGTATTATGCCAGTAGACGCAGTAAGTAATTTgctcacagcaagatcccacaaacagcaatcggATTAATCATCAGTCACTAGTTTCTAGTGTTGTTGGTTGAAGGTAAATGTTGAGCACTACTCCTCTTCAAAAGGTGTCATGGAATCCGTTACCTGTGGCAAAACAAGAAGATTGTGCTTCAGTTTAATtgccatctgaaagatggcacatcTGCCAATGAAAAACTACTGCACTGAAATATCACCCAAAATTATGCACTCAAACTCTTGTGTAGAATTTGAACATTCAAACTGAGGTAAGGTTACTACTATTAAGCCAGGCTGACAAGATACTggaaagaggtaaaaacaatgactgcagatgctggaaaccagattctggatcagtggtgctggaagagcacagcaattcaggcagcatccgaggacaggcaaaattgcctgaaatgtcgattttgcctgtcctcggatgctgcctgaattgctgtgctcttccagcaccactgatccaagaTACTGGAAAGCCTTGTCCATGTATCTTAACAAAGATCAGAAACATGATAATGCTGTTTCCATATTACAGATGTAATAAAGGCACCAAATATCCAGTATTGTGCACAGCTTGCAGTTATTTATTCTGCACTGGAAGATTGCAGTAGCTTCAAGTGGTCTTTCTTAGAATAATTTCTGCCCCAGAATCCTTTTCCAATCCATCAAAACCACCAGTGCTGCACCAAAGAATTTCTTTGCTTTCTTTGGAGTTTGAACTGCCTCTCGCAGAATGGGCTTTTTGGTCAATTCATTCTTTGCTGATGGACAATGGCAGGGCAACACAACCAGACTGAGTGTAATCTACAGTTTTCAATGTGGATACACTTATGACCCATTTTGCTGGAATTATATCCCAGAAAGTAGTTTTCAATTCTTAAACATTGGCGGTCATCTACAACTTAGCAGCCGAAAAATGTTTTGGTGGCATGACACAATCAgactgcaacattttaaaatataatattGCCTTTTGTTACAGGAACAAATATAAATGACCCTATGCTAGAAGCAGTGAAACATCTGGATAAGGCCTATCAAGACAAGCTTCTGCCTGAAAGAAGTGTCTCCATGATTATTTTGTTAACTGATGGTGATCCAAATGAAGGTTAGTGAAAATAATTGCCTTCTATATAGGACTTGTGAGAGTCTAGCTAACAGATCTAAAGCTTAAAACTGAACAGGGTAATGGAATACCTGAGACCaacaattatagaatccctaaagttgcaagcaggccattcagtcaactgagtccacactaaccctctgaagagcatcccacctcgacCCACCCTATCCATACACCTCCTCATCCaccagtctgcacatccctggacacgatgggcaatttattataaccaatccccctaacctgcacatcttttggaatgtggaagaaagctagagcacccagaggaaacccatgctgacatagagagaatgtgcaaactccacatacacagtTCCCAAGGATAGAATCAAACCAaagtccctggcaatgtgaggcagtagtgctaaccattgagtcaccatgctaCCCCACCACTGACCCTTGTGTTCTGATGCTTGCTatgcaattatttttaaagtttagcTTCTTTGGTAATGGAGAAAATTCAACCATCAATTTCTTAGAAGCCGATTCCACAAGCAGTGGAACCATATATCATGAccatatacttttttttaatacgatcaggacattggtgaaaacTATTTTTCTTCAAActaatgccatgggatcttttatatccacttGAAAGTGTTTGATTTCTTGATGAAAATGGCACCTCCAgtagtgcagtgttccctcaatacttCACTGAGAGTCTAAATTTCATGTTCAAGTCTCGAGTGGAACATGATCCACACAACCTTATGGCTGAGAAGTGACGGAGCTGTTCAAGACACAATGTGCCCCTTCCATTTCTCCAAACGCAGATCAAAGAATGCAGAATAATGATTGAGAGTGGATTGATAATATTTCTTCAATAAATATTTATGTAGTATAAAATAGATCAACTGTTTATGGGAAGCTAAGTTATTACTAAAGTATTTGTTGCATGCAATGTAAGGTACATGTGAAGTTGCTATATTCTTACCAGATATCAGGGCTGCTCTCACATTAGGGAGATATGTGATTTAACCAGAAgttcaccatacctcaggtgaggggagtggttgaGAAGGTGAATCTTTCATAGTAGTCTCAGCAGGTGTGGGAATTGATTGATCAGTGATTAAAGTATTGTTGGCAGTCATTCTAATTATGGGGCTTCAACTATTAACACAGTGTCAAGTCAATCTACCATTCCTAATAGAGCCCCTTAACAAGTCTGTAAAAATGAATTGTGTTCATTAAATGATTGATTCCAATGTAAATTGTATGTTTACTTTTATTACAGGAGAATCAAACCCAGTAAAGATTCAGCAGAATGTTAAAAAAGCTGTCAATGGCAAATACAATGTGTATTGCCTTGGGTTTGGTTATGATGTTAAATACAGTTTTCTAGAGAAAATGGCACTTGAAAATAATGGTATAGCACGGAGGATTTATGAGGATTCAGATGCTCCCTTACAGCTCCAGGTAAAATGATTATTAAATATTTGGCTGATTAACTATGGCCCTGAGTTTTCTCAGAGTTGATGCCAAAACCCTATCTGCACTCGTGAATGAAAATACATCCACTCTTCCAGTAAATTTAAACCATTGCTGTTGGAGCATCTCTCTGGGTAATTGCATGCATTGTACTGAGCTCTTTTTTTTATGTACTTTGTGATATTAAATGGCATGATGGCAGAGAAGTTATACCTTGCAAGTATGCTGCTGACCTGCAGTTAAACAATCTGAAACACTACATATTTAATTCAGTCTTAGTTTCACTTGAAGTGTGGCATGTAAACCAATAAGGAATTTCTATCTGACTGAGAACAACCCATGATGAGTATTTTTTTACAGATAAAATGAAGGAGCAGTTAAATGCTGAATTTGCTGAGATGGTGGTGAACCAATGACTCAtgaaaatggctatcacaaaAATTCAATATTATAGGTTTGAGACCTGAAAGATGAATGTTGAAAATATTGACTGAATTAAATATGTTTGTCACAATTACTGATTCATGTCTGTTCTGTGATGGATCCTCACTGTAGTCACCTTGGTGAATAAGCTTTGGATTAATTTTAGGTTGGAATCTAAAGAGTTTGACTGGTTGAGTGTGGTAGAGAAACATTACAAGAACTGgctctttttgatttgatttattattgtcacatgtacctaagtacagtgaacagttttgttttgcatgcaatacaggcagatcataacatacaaagatgaTAGGGTAATCAAgtagagcaaggaatacaaaatTATGGCTTCAAAGAAGGTACACAAAATGCAAAATCAACATTAgacttgaaatttgagaggtccattcggAAGTCTAGTAAcaacggggaagaagctgttttgaatctgttggtgcgtgtatttaagattttgtatcttctgcctgatgaaagagattggaagagattacaaCCAGGGTCAGAGGAGTCTTTGATGCCTTTCTGAGACAGCCATGTGTAAACTGAGTCAATATATGGAaagttggcttgc is a genomic window containing:
- the LOC122558909 gene encoding inter-alpha-trypsin inhibitor heavy chain H3-like isoform X1, which translates into the protein MKSVLSYILVITIPALLSADYIITESEHHQRDDTNYLSNVLKLPGRILKKRSTKENGKKGRDLEIYNMKIDSKVTSRFAHNMVISRVVNRANKSKEAFFEMDLPKTAFITNFSMTLDGVTYVGAVKEKEVAQHQYQQAVSQGQTAGLVKASGRKMEKFKVSVNIGATKKVTFELTYEELLKRNLGKYEMNIKVKPQQFVKEFQINVHIFEPQGISFLNVDAKFLKNNLTSLVKKTLTATRGHISFKPTLEQQRKCPDCHETILNGDFIIVYDVNRDLSAGSVQIVNGYFVHHFAPANLPRIPKNVIFVIDHSGSMRGTKMRQTNEALIKILDDMDSKDHFGIIIFDHSFATWKNAIFQATPNNVTEAKHFVKKISAKGGTNINDPMLEAVKHLDKAYQDKLLPERSVSMIILLTDGDPNEGESNPVKIQQNVKKAVNGKYNVYCLGFGYDVKYSFLEKMALENNGIARRIYEDSDAPLQLQGFYDEVANPLLLDIELQYPENAISELTQANFRQYYDGSEIVVAGKISDNNLESLIAEVFAQAANENLTLKAEVQVSEVENVTAQQQYIFGDFTERLWAYLTIQQLLEKRISAEPNEKGNLTNRILELSLKYSFVTPLTSMVVTKPEKNENGTFVADKPTEDDDDNEEPLAFRTQTAGRPKAHSPVYLKRPVLSPSNRRGIPGFPGLSHSSFRGLSDVVDKPADIMPIRIMPIFPTGKT
- the LOC122558909 gene encoding inter-alpha-trypsin inhibitor heavy chain H3-like isoform X3 — encoded protein: MKSVLSYILVITIPALLSADYIITESEHHQRDDTNYLSNVLKLPGRILKKRSTKENGKKGRDLEIYNMKIDSKVTSRFAHNMVISRVVNRANKSKEAFFEMDLPKTAFITNFSMTLDGVTYVGAVKEKEVAQHQYQQAVSQGQTAGLVKASGRKMEKFKVSVNIGATKKVTFELTYEELLKRNLGKYEMNIKVKPQQFVKEFQINVHIFEPQGISFLNVDAKFLKNNLTSLVKKTLTATRGHISFKPTLEQQRKCPDCHETILNGDFIIVYDVNRDLSAGSVQIVNGYFVHHFAPANLPRIPKNVIFVIDHSGSMRGTKMRQTNEALIKILDDMDSKDHFGIIIFDHSFATWKNAIFQATPNNVTEAKHFVKKISAKGGTNINDPMLEAVKHLDKAYQDKLLPERSVSMIILLTDGDPNEGESNPVKIQQNVKKAVNGKYNVYCLGFGYDVKYSFLEKMALENNGIARRIYEDSDAPLQLQGFYDEVANPLLLDIELQYPENAISELTQANFRQYYDGSEIVVAGKISDNNLESLIAEVFAQAANENLTLKAEVQVSEVENVTAQQQYIFGDFTERLWAYLTIQQLLEKRISAEPNEKGNLTNRILELSLKYSFVTPLTSMVVTKPEKNENGTFVADKPTEDDDDNEEPLAFRTQTAGRPKAHSPVYLKRPVLSPSNRRGIPGFPGLSHSSFRGLKMEDTLNGWK
- the LOC122558909 gene encoding inter-alpha-trypsin inhibitor heavy chain H3-like isoform X2 gives rise to the protein MKSVLSYILVITIPALLSADYIITESEHHQRDDTNYLSNVLKLPGRILKKRSTKENGKKGRDLEIYNMKIDSKVTSRFAHNMVISRVVNRANKSKEAFFEMDLPKTAFITNFSMTLDGVTYVGAVKEKEVAQHQYQQAVSQGQTAGLVKASGRKMEKFKVSVNIGATKKVTFELTYEELLKRNLGKYEMNIKVKPQQFVKEFQINVHIFEPQGISFLNVDAKFLKNNLTSLVKKTLTATRGHISFKPTLEQQRKCPDCHETILNGDFIIVYDVNRDLSAGSVQIVNGYFVHHFAPANLPRIPKNVIFVIDHSGSMRGTKMRQTNEALIKILDDMDSKDHFGIIIFDHSFATWKNAIFQATPNNVTEAKHFVKKISAKGGTNINDPMLEAVKHLDKAYQDKLLPERSVSMIILLTDGDPNEGESNPVKIQQNVKKAVNGKYNVYCLGFGYDVKYSFLEKMALENNGIARRIYEDSDAPLQLQGFYDEVANPLLLDIELQYPENAISELTQANFRQYYDGSEIVVAGKISDNNLESLIAEVFAQAANENLTLKAEVQVSEVENVTAQQQYIFGDFTERLWAYLTIQQLLEKRISAEPNEKGNLTNRILELSLKYSFVTPLTSMVVTKPEKNENGTFVADKPTEDDDDNEEPLAFRTQTAGRPKAHSPVYLKRPVLSPSNRRGIPGFPGLSHSSFRGLSDVVDKPDIMPIRIMPIFPTGKT